CGCGCCGCATGCCGCCGCCGGGCGACCGTGGCTTTGCGGAAGCGGTTGCCCGCGAAGTTCGGGAGTTGCTGGACGTTACCGCCGGGCGCGCCTTCGTGCTCTTCACCAGTTATGCCAACCTGGAGGCGGTCCGCGCCCGGATGGAGCCGGCTTCCCGATATCCGCTCCTCGTGCAGGGAACCGCGCCTCGCAGCGTCCTCCTGCGCGAGTTCCGAGCGACTCCGAACGCCGTGCTGCTTGCCACGTCGAGTTTCTGGCAAGGAGTGGACGTCGTTGGCGACGCCCTGAGCTGCGTCGTGATCGACAAGCTGCCGTTCGCCTCCCCCGGAGATCCGCTCGTCGCCGCGCGAGTGGAACAGATCAACGACGATGGCGGGAACGCGTTCGCCGACTATCAGGTGCCGCTCGCCATCCTGACGCTGTTGCAGGGCCTGGGGCGCCTGATCCGTCATCGGACGGACCGCGGGGTTCTCGCCCTTCTCGATCCCCGTCTCCGGACCCGGGGCTACGGCCGGCGCTTTCTGAAGTCGCTCCCCCCGGCCCGAGTGACGCACGACCTGGCCGACGTAGACCGCTTCCTGAACAGCGATAGACTGGAACCATGATCCGATGCAACGGCGCGGCGCTCGCCGTCCTCCTCTGGGCCGGCGCGGCGCTCGCCCAGGCGACGGGCGCTGTCCAGGGCGCCGTGGCCGACGCCGATGGCGCTTCGATCGAGGGCGCGTTGGTGATCCTCCTCCCGATGCGCGAGGGGAGTGAAGCGATCGAACTCGAAACCGGAGCGGACGGCCGGTTCGCTCACCCCGACGTCCCGTCCGGGTTCTATACCGTCACCGCGGCCTTGGGGGATCAGCGGAGCGAGGTCTATCGAATCCAGGTTCGCGACGGCCGCGTGGCGGACATCCGCTTCATCCTAGAAGCGGGACGTAGCGCCACGCCCTGGCTCGGCGCCGGCGGCGACGAGTCGGAACTCGATTCGCTCTTCGATGCGGGCGTCGCCGCGAACCGGAATGGCGCGTACGCCGAGGCGATCACCTACTTCAATCTCGGCGCGCAGCTCTTTCCCGGTTGCGTCGAGTGCTATTACAACGCCGGCGTCGCGCACGGCGCCCTCGAGCAATGGGACGAAGCCGAGCGTGCTTTCCACGGCGCCCTCTCGGTGCAGCCCGAATACACCGCCGCGTACTACGGCCTGTCGGACATCTACGGGAAGTCGGGGCGGCCGGAAGACGCGATCGCCGCCCGCGAAGAGGCCACCCGGCTGACGCTCGCCGCCATCGCCACGAACCGGGAGCAGGCCTCCGACGCGGTGGAGTTGGGCATCGTGTTACGTGAGGCTGGTAACCTGGAAGGCGCCCGGGCGCGCTTCGAGGAGGCGACCACCCACGACCCACAATACGCGCCGGCGTACTACTGGCTCGGCGTTACGCTCTCCGACCTGAGCGACCCTGCCGCCTCCACCGCGGCCCTCTACCGCTACCTCGCCCTCGACGAGACCGGCGAGTACGCCGACGACGCACGGTCCCGCCTAGCCGCCCTGGATCCCTAGGAGCCCGTGCTGAGCACGCCGCCGTCCACGGATCGGCTCGCCGCGAACATCCGTTCCGTCCGGGACCGTATCACACGCGCCGCGCGCGCCGACGGCCGTGACGCCGGAGACGTTCGGCTCGTTGCCGTCTCGAAGACCTTCCCGCTGGAGGCGATCGCCGCGGCCGCCGCCGGCGGGCTCGAAGACTTCGGGGAGAACCGCGTGCAGGAGGCGCTCGCCAAGATGGACCGGGCCTCCGACCCGTTGCCGATCCGCTGGCACCTTATCGGTCACCTGCAGTCGAACAAGGCACGCCAGGCAGCGGCCAGGTTCGACTGGATTCACTCGGTCGACAGCTTGAAGCTGCTTCGCCGCCTCGACGCCGCCGCCCTCGATGCCGGCACGCGACCAAAGCTCCTGATCCAGGCCGATCTGGCGGGTGAAGCGAAGAAACACGGCGCGGGCGCAGACGAAGTGCAGCGCCTCTTCGACGCCGCCGCGGACTGCCGCGCCGTGGACGTGCGCGGCCTGATGCTGATGCCTCCCTGGAACGCCGATCCGGAGCAGACCCGCCCGTACTTTCGCCGCCTCCGCGAATTGCGCGACACCTTGCGGCACAAGTGTGTGCCGGAACCTGCCCTCGCGGAACTCTCCATGGGCATGAGTCACGACTTCGAGGTCGCCATCGCCGAGGGCGCGACGATGGTCCGCGTCGGCACCGCTCTGTTTGGGCGACGGACGCCGCCCGTGTGACGGGCGGGCCGCCTGCGGCGCGAGCGCCTAGCAGCCCGTGGTGAAGCTGCTAGAAGGCCATGTGCAACTGGCCCATCACCTGCCGCTTCAGGACGTCGCCGAAGATGTGTTGCTGGATTTCCTGATTCAGCAGGTTCGTCACCTGGATCCTCGGGTTGAACCGACCCTCCGCAAAACTGAGGCCGACGCTGGCGTTCACCATCGTGAACGGCTCGGTCCAGCCGTGGAAGTCCGGCCCCAGCACGTCGGACCAGAACGCCCCGGTCGTGTGATTCACGGTGAGGCTGGCCGACAGCCGGTCGTTGCGGGCGTCGATGCCGGCGTTGAAGCGGTGCGCCGAGGGGATGTTGTAGGCGTTCGGATCCCAGTCGCGAACCTCCGGATCCGCCTGCCAGGAATAATTGACGTAGGTGTTGACCCGATTCGTTACCGCGGCGTTCATCCCCAGCTCGAGCCCCTTGTTCCGGATGAACCCCCGGTTGACGTAGGTGAGCTCCGCCGGCAGCCGGCCGCCGAAGATGGCCAGCAAATCGACCAGGACGGCCGGATTCTGCGCCACCGCACTCAGGAACGGCGCGAGGTGCGGCGGCAAGGCGCCGGGCGGCAGCACGGCCGGCAACGTGGCGGCAAAGTGCCGCAGTCCGGCAAGACTGCTGTTCCAGTTGTCCGGCGGGTTCGCCGTCGAATAGTACGACAGCTCCGTAAAGTCGATGCTGTCGGTGATGTCGTTGACGTAGAAGGCCGCCGTTACCCCGACACGATTGCCGATGCCGCCGGCGTAGGCCAGCTCGTACGCGGTCAGGTTCTCGGCCCCGAGCGGCCGATTAAGGGCGTGGGACCCGGCGGCGTGCAACGGCAGGAGATAGTCGATCGTGCCTGGCAGCGGAATCGGCAACTGCGCGGCCGCCGGTCCCAGCACGGCGCCGACCAGATCCCCCAGTGGCAGGTGGACCGGCTGCAGGATATTCACGTCGAGGAAGCTGTCGGTGAGCGAGGGAGCGCGGAAGGCCTTGTTGTACGAGACCCGGATGGAGTGATCGTTCGCCGGCTTGAAGATGAACGTCGTCCGGGGCGAGAATCGGACGTCATCCAGCGTGCTGACCCGGTCCGCGCGTCCACCGATGATCCAGCGGAACCGGTCGTGGAGGAAGATCTCGTCCTGGATGTAGAACCCCTGCTCGTTCCGGCCGTCCCCGGCCGGCCCCAGATCGAAGCGCATGGTGATCTGCCGGACGTTTCCGCCGTAGCTCAGGATGTTCCGCGTGCCGATCACGGTGGTGTTCGAGAAGCTGAGGTCCATCGTGTTCGAGAGCATCTCTCCGTCGATCAGCCCGTTGGCATCCTGAACCAGCAGGGTCCGGAAGGGCGAGTAGCTGGAATTGACGAAGCCGCCTATCTCGAAGTTGTTTCGCTGGTACTGCAGCCGGCTGTACGCCATCCGTGTGCCCGGCCTCAATTCGAACGGGCCGATGCCGGTGTGGAGGGTGCCCTGACTGCCACCGTAGCCGGCGCTGACTCTGATGTGGCTCACGCCGTCAGGCGCGTCCCAGTCGCCGCGAAAGTCGAATTTCGGCGTCCGGCTGTCGAGCGCGCCAACGGTGGGATAGAGTTGCGTCCGGCCGGTAATGTTCGGAACCTCACCGACCGGCCGGGCGAACGCGGCTGACTCCGTGTAACCGACGGACATCTTGTAGGCGAAGCTATCGGTCGGTGCGGCCGCGTGGGTCCCCATCACCGAAAAGGTAGACCCCGGTTCCATCTCGTGGCCGGGGAGGCTCCGGTCGAATGTCCCGAAGTTGATGTCGAGCGTCGTCCCCAGCATGTCGCGCGGCCGCTTCGTGATCAGGTTGACGACGCCGGACATCGCATTGGCCCCCCATACGGCGGAGGCGGGGCCACGCACCACCTCCACCCGCTCGATGTTGTCCGGGGTGATGGGAAGCACGTCCCAGGCAACAAAGCCATAGAAGTCCTGGTAGACCGTCCGGCCATCTATCATCACGATCTGCGACGGGGAGAGCGTGCCCGTGGCGCCCCGGCTCGTAACGTTGAAGTCGCGGTTCGACGTCTGGATGACGTTGACGCCAGGCACCTGGCGGACCAGTTCGCCGATGCTCATGACGGACTGCGCCTCGATCGCCTCCGCTCCGATCACGGTCACCGTTGCCGGCGCGTTGATGATCTCCTGCTCGACGCGGGACGCGGTCACGACGACGGTTTCCGCGAACGTGACCGGCTCTTCCCCGGCTTGTTCCTCCGTCTGGTCCTGGTTGGTCTGTTGCGCCGCCGTGCACAGGGCCGGGAGGAGCAGCATGGTGGCCACGGCGCCAACGAGCAGGGATCTCGGATGTGAGGTTTCGGGCACGAGCACCTCCTCAAGGAACCGCTGGACGGCTCCAATATGCCTTGTCCAACACCCTCACGATCATATTAGGACGAATCGGACTCGTGGGATAGCCCGATGGCAGGCTACACCGTCCGGTGGCGAAGCTCCCCCGCGCCGCGGATGGCGCGCTCCACGTGTTCGCGCGTGTTGTAGACGTGCGGGCAGAGGCGAAGGCCTCCGGTCGCCGCTCCGGCCACGCCATGCCGCTCATACAGGGCGGTAACCAGCGCACCGCGCCGCGCGGAGTCGACCGCGGCAATCGCGACGCCGCCGCTCAACTCGGGCGCCGCCGGCGTGATCAGCTCGAAACCGGCTTCCCGCAACCCGGCCTTCAGCAGCGTCGCCAGCTCAACCACCCGCGCTTCGATACGCGCCATTCCGAGACGGTCCTGGAACGCGACGGTGGTGCCGACGGCGGCCAGCGCCGCGTCGTCGCGCTGCCCCAGCGACTCGAACTTGCGGGCGCCGCGCGGCCTCGGGGCCACGTCGTTGCCCCAGCTTGGGGCGACGACGCCTGGCCAGACGTCTTCGACCCGATCGGCCCGGACGTAGAGCAGTCCCACCTCCTTCGGTCCGAGAAACCACTTGTGCGCGCTGCCGGTATAGGAATCGCAGCCGAGGTCCCGCAGGTTCACGTCAAGCGCGCCCCAGCTCTGCGCGCCATCGACGTGCACGTGAATCCCGCGGCGGTGAGCCACCTCGCACAACTCCCGCACGGGAAGCCGCACGCCGCTCACGTTGGATACGTGCGTCAGGGCCAGGACCCGCGTTCGGGGCGAGAGCGCGCGCTGGAACACCGTCACCAGCTCGTCGACCCCGGACGGCGCCGCCGGGGTCGTCACCCGCGTCACCCCGAATCCGTAGCGGGCGGCCCGGACCTCCCAGGCGACGTTGTTGGTGGGGTGATTCTGGTCCCAGACGACGACCTCGTCCCCGGCGTCGAGCGGCAGCCCGGCGTTGATGACGTTGTTCGCCTCGCTCGTATTGCGCACTAGTGCGATCTCGTCCGCGGTGACGCCGAGCTGGCTCGCGACCGCCTCGCGCGACGCCTCGAGCAGCGGCCCGAACTTCGCGCGGTTCGGGAACGAGCAATCGACGTCGATGTCGCGCGTCAGCTCGCTCACCCGATCGGCCACGACGCGGGGCGATGGGCAGAGGTTGGCCGCGTTCATCGGGATGTGTTCGTCGCGGAACGCGAACTGCCGCCGGACCTCCTCCCAGAGCCCCTCCGGCGCGGGGCCGCCATGCGACGGCTGGGCGCCCGCCGGACGACCGGAGAGGAGCGGACGGACGACGCCGGCCGCCGCCAGCGTCCGCAGGAACCGCCGCCGGGTGGTATTGACTGTCATGGCGGACCTCCAGGTATGGCGCCTCCCGCTATCGGGCGATCGTCGCTCCGGCCAGCTCGGCTATGGCGGCCAGCGTCGTCTGCGCCGCGTTCAGTCCGAGCCGGAAGTCGTCATCGGTGAACGTGACGTAGAGGTCGGTCGGCTGATGCCAATGAGGATTCCAGCCGGCTCCGATGTGCATGCCGCGCTCGTTCTCCCGCAGGCTGATGGATGGCGTGACGTTCATGAACGGGGTCGAGTCGGTGTTGGTCATGTGGGGGCCGACGGTCGCCGGATAGTCCGTCGCGTAGGCATCGTTGGCCGCCTTGAACCGGAACGCCAGGTCGCGCGACTCGTCGGCCAGATCCGAGTTCGACTGGAATTCGATGTTGACGTCCGCCTCAGGCCGCTGATCCCGGCTGACCACGCCGTCCGGTCCCGGCGCCCCGTGGTCGAACAGCATCATGTCGTGCTGGATCATCCCGAGCCAGCGCGGCTCCGGAAAACGGCCCGACCCGGGCGGGTCTTCCAGGCCCTGCCGCTCGCGTCGCTGCTCGACGTAGGCGCGGCTGCCGTTGAGTCCGGTTTCTTCGTCGTTCCAGAGGGCAAAGCGTATTGATACGTCGGTCCGCACGTCCGGCGCGCTCAAGATACGGGCCAGCTCCATCACCAGCGCCGTCCCCGACGCGTCGTCGTCGGCCGCCTCGCCGAACCCGTGCCCGTCCATGTGCGCGCCGAGGATGTACATCTCGTCGGGCCGCGTGGCGCCCACCTTGGTGCAATACACCTGCGATCGCTCGCCGTTGGTCGGCTCCTCCAGGTTAAGCGCGCGCAGTGCTTCGTCCGGCTGCATCAGCGGATCGCGAACGACCCCGGTGCGCGCCCGGTAGCCGAAGATGGAGCTTCCGCCCGGACCACTTCCGTTGCGTCCGATACGTCCGCCGGTCGGCGTCGGTTCGGTCGGATTCAACGAGTCCCGCCCGGCGCCGCCGCGTCTGGCGCCGCCCTCCCGCGGCGGGGGATCGTAGGTGTAGTGCAGCCGCTCGGTGGGACAACCGGCCGCCTCAAGCTGCGCCTCTATCCAGTCGACGGCGTCTCGGTTGCGTTGCGTTCCCTGCCGCCGGTCGCCGAACTGCGTCAGGCCCTTGATGACTGCCTTGTAGCGTTCCAGATCGAGCCGGCCGACAAGCACGGCGATGGGGTCGTCCGCGCCGTCGGACGAACCCGTGAGCCGCTGCTCCGCGACGACGCTCCGGTCACTTGCCGCGATGGCCAGCGCCACCACGACGGCCAATCCTGCCACGGTCGCACGCATCGGCCTACCCCCTTGTGATTGCGTCCCGCCAGCCGGGTCAGCGCACCTGGTGAAGCATGCGATCCCACCGCGTGCGCGCGAAGAAGCCGACCGCTCCCGACGCGGCGCGCCGGACCGCGGCGCCGAGGCCCGGCTCCGGGATCACGACCGGCGGCCCGGCGTCGTACGACCAGTAGATCACCACCGCCTTGCCCTTGAGGTGACCGGCCGGCAACGGCCCCCAGAACCGGCTGTCCTCGGAGTCGTCGCGGTTGTCACCCATGGCAAAGTAGTGCCCGTCCGGAATCTGGACCGGACCGTGATTGTCGCGGCCGCCCACCGCTTCCTCACCGGACCGGAGGCTCCGCTCATGCTCCGGGAGGTACGGCTCGTCGAGAGCCACGCCGTCGATGTAGACCCGCTTGTCTCGCACTTCGAGGGTTTCCCCCGGGAGACCGATGATCCGCTTGATGAAGTCGCGCTCCGGATCGAGCGGGAACTTGAAGACGACGATGTCGCCGCGCTCGACATCCGTCTTCGGCAGCATGGCCTGCTCCGCGCCGGCCAGCGTCGGGCCGAAGACGAACTTGTTCACGAGGATGTAGTCCCCCACCAGCAGGTTGTGTTCCATCGACCCGGTCGGAATGGTGTACGCCTGCACCACCCAGGTGCGGACGAAGAGGGCCAGAATCACCGCGATGACGATCGCCTCGAGGTACTCCCGCGCCGTCGACTTCCGGAACGGCGGCGTCCCCTCCAAAGCCAACGCTTCACGGCCCGCGCGAACGCGCTCGCGGCCCGCGCCGGGAGCCGGCTCCTTCCGCCTTGCGCCGCGTGTCGCGCCTCGTCTCGCCATCACCTGTTGGCCCGGCTGGTCTTGCCGGCGGCCTGTTCGTCGTCGCCGACGCGGAGCACGGCGAGAAACGCCTCCTGGGGAATCTCGACGCTGCCCACCCGCTTCATCCGGCGCTTCCCTTCCTTCTGCTTCTCCAGCAGCTTCCGCTTGCGCGTGATGTCGCCGCCGTAGCACTTCGCGAGGACGTTCTTCCGGAGCGGCCGGACCGTGTCGCGCGCGATGATGCTGGTTCCGATCGCCGCCTGAATCGCGACTTCGAACATCTGGCGCGGTATCAGCTTGCGCATCCGGGTGACCAACGCCCTGCCGCGCGCGTAGGCGTTCTCGCGGTGGACGATGATCGACAGTGCGTCAACCGGATCCCCGTTGACGAGCAGATCCAGCTTCACGAGCGGCGACGTCCAGTACCCGCTCACATGATAGTCGAGCGACGCATAGCCCCGGGAGATGGTCTTCAGCCGGTCGTAGAAGTCGAGGACCACCTCGTTGAAGGGCAGCTCGTAGGTGATCATGACCCGGTGCGCGGCGTGGTACTCAAGGCCGCGCTGCACGCCCCGCTTCTCCTGGCAGAGCTTCAGGATGGCTCCCACATGGTCCGCCGGCGTCAGGATCATCGCCGTGATCACCGGCTCCTCGACCACCTCAATCCGCCCCGCGTCGGGGAGCTTGGCCGGAGAGTCGATCTCGATCACTTCGCCGTCGGTAGTCGTGACCCGGTAGAGGACGCCGGGAGCCGTCGTCACCAGGTCCATGTCGAACTCGCGCTCCAGGCGCTCCTGCACGATCTCCATGTGCAACAGACCGAGGAAGCCGCAGCGGAAGCCGAAGCCGAGGGCGACGGAGGTCTCCGGCTCGAAGAAGAAGGAGGCGTCGTTGAGCCGCAGCTTCTCGAGCGCTTCGCGCAGGTCGGCGTACTCGTGGCTCTCCACCGGGTAGAGGCCGGCGAACACCATCGGCTTCATCTCGCGGAAGCCCGGGAAGGGGTCCGCGGTCGGGAAGGCCGCCTCGGTCACGGTGTCGCCGATTCGCGCGTCGGAGACGTTCTTGACGTTGGCGATGATGAAACCTACCTCGCCGACCCCGAGCGCGTCCACTCCCTGGGGCTTCGGGGAAAAGACTCCGACCTGCTCCACTTCGCAGTCGTGCGCCGCGGCCATGAAGCGGACCTTCATGCCGGGGCGGACCGCACCGTCGACGACGCGTACCAGGATGATGACGCCACGGTAGGCGTCGTACCACGAATCGAAGATGAGCGCCTTGAGCGGCCCCTCCGGATCACCGGCCGGGGGCGGCACCTGCCGGACCACCGCCTCGAGGATCTCCCTGGTCCCGAGACCCTCCTTCGCGCTCGCCAGGAGCGCCGTCGATGGATCGAGACCGACCAGATCCTCGATCTGCAGCGCCGCCTCGTCCGGCAGGGCGCCCGGCAGATCCACCTTGTTGATGACCGGAACGATCTCCAGGTCGTGATCGACGGCCAGGTACGCGTTCGCGACCGTCTGCGCCTCCACGCCCTGCGAGGCGTCGACGAGCAGCAATGCCCCCTCGCACGCGGCGAGGGCGCGGGCCACCTCGTACGAGAAGTCGACATGACCCGGTGTGTCGATCAGATTGAGAATGTAGGTCTCGTCGTCCGCCGCCACGTAGCTGAGGCGCACCGCATGCGCCTTGATCGTGATCCCGCGCTCGCGCTCCAGGTCCATCGAATCGAGCACCTGGGCTTCCATCTCGCGCGGACGAAGCGCGCCCGTCAGCTCGAGGAATCTATCCGCGAGGGTCGACTTCCCATGGTCTATGTGCGCAATGATGGAGAAATTGCGGATCTGGCGGTGGTTCATGGGGGCGGGCCGAACGGCCGCACCAATTATACGCGCCGGCCGAGCGGCACGAACGGCTGCGGCGGCTTGGCCCCGGTGTAGTCGGCGCGGGGGCGGATCAGGCGGTTGTTGGCGTACTGCTCGAGGACATGCGCCGTCCAGCCGGCGATTCGGCTGACCGCGAAGATCGGCGTGAAGAGCCCGATCGGGATGCCCAGCATGTGGTACGTCGAGGCGGAATAGAAGTCGACGTTGGCGTCGATCCGGCGCACTTCCTTCATCACCCGCTCTATCGTCCGGGACATGCCGAACCACCGTGTCTCCGTCTGCCTGGACAGCGTCTCGGACATCTGCCGAAGATGGGTGGCTCGGGGATCCTCGGTGCGATAGACCCGGTGGCCGAAACCGGGCACCTTCTGTTTCTTCGCCAGCATGCCGCGAATGGTGCGTTCCACCACGTCGTCCGGTGCGTCTTCGCCCAGATCGAGCAGCATCCGCATCACCTCGGCGTTCGCACCACCGTGCAACGGACCCTTCAGCGCTCCGATTCCGGCGACCGCGGTCGAGTAGACATCGCTCAGCGTCGCACCGGTGACGCGCGCCGCGAAGGTCGAGGCATTCAGCTCGTGGTCGGCGTGGAGAATCAGCGCGACGTCCAGCGCCCGCGCGGCTTCGCGCGTCGGCCGCTCGCCGTTCAGCATCAGCAGGACGTTCGCGGCATGGTCGAGCGCAGGGTCGGGAGCGACCGGTCCGCCGCCGGCGGCAAGGCGGCCCCAGGTGGCGACCAGGCTGCCCACCTGGGCGGTCAGCCGGACGGCGGTGCGGTACGCGGTGTCGGGATCCTGCACCGCGGCGCCGGTCCGCGCATCCGCCTGCGGATCGATCAGCGCGAGGGCGGAGACGAGCGTGCGAAGCGCGTCCATCGCATCGCCCGGCGGCAACGTCCGCACGAGACGGAGCATCGCCTCCGGCAACGGACGGGCGGCGGCGAGGTCCGACCGGAGGTCCCCCAGTTCGGCGCGCGTTGGAAGGCGACGGTGCCAGAGAAGATGACAGACCTCCTCGAAGGTCGCCTCGCGCGCCAGATCGTGGATGTCGTAACCGCAGTACGACAGCAGGCCCTGCTCGCCGTCGATATGGCAGATCGACGACGTCGTGGCGACAACACCCTCCAGACCTCCCTTTGCCGCCATCACGACGCCTCTTCCGCCCAATGGGAGGAGTGCCGCGCGCCGGCATGCTGAAGGTCTGCCCGTGTCCGCCCACGCCGCCGCCGGGAGCGCCAGTGAGCCCAGGTCTCCGCCAGTGACGCGCACGCGGCGTACAGGAAGCCGAACAGAAAGAAGGCGATGAACGGCGTCACCATGTACGCGCCGGCGGTGAACGCGCGAAGCAGGGCGACGGCGAACCAGACGCCGAAGGCCAGCTCCACCAGTGGCTGCCACGACGACACCAGGCGATAGCGGCCGTCGGCCGGACGGGTGGCGCGCGAGGACGTTGCGGCCGTCAGTCCATACTTCGGCGTGCGGCGGAACTCACCGGTGCGGCCGGCCAGCGCCTCGAGGACGGCAACCGCGTTGTTGACCGACAGGCCAAGCCCCAGCGCGATAGCCGCCGGCAGATCCCGCAGCCGGGCTCGCCAGCCGACTCCCAGCGCCCGTTGGCTGACGCCGTAGAAGCCGGACACGGAAACGGCGGCGGACGCGAAGAACACCGCGTCGATCCAGAGCGTGCGGGGATCGCCGCCGGCGCCGGTCCGGGCCGCGATCGCGGGAACCACCAGGAGCGAAAGGGCGAGCAACAGCAGGTAGTTGAGATTCGCGGTCAGGTGGAGCGCCGCCTCCAGCTTGACGCGGAACGGTAGGCGGGCGCGCAGCACCGCCGGCAGCAGCTTGCGGCACGACTGCATGGATCCCTTGGCCCAGCGGTGCTGCTGCGACTTGAAGGCGTTCATCTCCACCGGCAGTTCCGCGGGAACCACGACGTCCTGGAGGAAGACGAATCGCCAGCCCGCGAGCTGTGCGCGGTAGCTCAGGTCGAGATCCTCCGTCAGGGTGTCCGCCTGCCAGTTGCCTGCGCCCCGGATGGCGGCGCGCCGCCAGATGCCCGCCGTGCCGTTGAAGTTGAAGAAACAACTGCCGCGGTACCGGCCGCCATGCTCCAGGACGAAGTGGCCATCGAGCAGCAGCGCCTGCACGCGCGTCAGCAGCGAATAGTCGCGGTTCGCGTGGCCCCAGCGCGCCTGGACCATCCCCACCCGCGGGTCGGCGAAGGGAACGATGGCGCGCTCGAGAAAGTCCGCCGGCGGCATGAAGTCCGCGTCGAAGAGCGCGACCAGGTCACCCGTCGCGGTGCGCAGCCCCTCCCGCAGGGCGCCCGCCTTGAAGCCGTCCCGCGAGGTTCGGTGGAGGTACCGGATCGCCACGCCTCGAGAGCGCCATGCCCGGACGGCGCGCGACGCGATGTCCCGCGTCTCGTCGGTGGAATCGTCGAGCACCTGCACCTCGAACCGGTCGCGTGGGTACCGGATCCGGGCAACCGCGGCGATGAGGCGCTCCGCGACGTGCCGTTCGTTGTAGAGCGGCAACTGGACCGTTACG
The nucleotide sequence above comes from Acidobacteriota bacterium. Encoded proteins:
- a CDS encoding tetratricopeptide repeat protein, which gives rise to MIRCNGAALAVLLWAGAALAQATGAVQGAVADADGASIEGALVILLPMREGSEAIELETGADGRFAHPDVPSGFYTVTAALGDQRSEVYRIQVRDGRVADIRFILEAGRSATPWLGAGGDESELDSLFDAGVAANRNGAYAEAITYFNLGAQLFPGCVECYYNAGVAHGALEQWDEAERAFHGALSVQPEYTAAYYGLSDIYGKSGRPEDAIAAREEATRLTLAAIATNREQASDAVELGIVLREAGNLEGARARFEEATTHDPQYAPAYYWLGVTLSDLSDPAASTAALYRYLALDETGEYADDARSRLAALDP
- a CDS encoding YggS family pyridoxal phosphate-dependent enzyme gives rise to the protein MSTPPSTDRLAANIRSVRDRITRAARADGRDAGDVRLVAVSKTFPLEAIAAAAAGGLEDFGENRVQEALAKMDRASDPLPIRWHLIGHLQSNKARQAAARFDWIHSVDSLKLLRRLDAAALDAGTRPKLLIQADLAGEAKKHGAGADEVQRLFDAAADCRAVDVRGLMLMPPWNADPEQTRPYFRRLRELRDTLRHKCVPEPALAELSMGMSHDFEVAIAEGATMVRVGTALFGRRTPPV
- a CDS encoding TonB-dependent receptor translates to MPETSHPRSLLVGAVATMLLLPALCTAAQQTNQDQTEEQAGEEPVTFAETVVVTASRVEQEIINAPATVTVIGAEAIEAQSVMSIGELVRQVPGVNVIQTSNRDFNVTSRGATGTLSPSQIVMIDGRTVYQDFYGFVAWDVLPITPDNIERVEVVRGPASAVWGANAMSGVVNLITKRPRDMLGTTLDINFGTFDRSLPGHEMEPGSTFSVMGTHAAAPTDSFAYKMSVGYTESAAFARPVGEVPNITGRTQLYPTVGALDSRTPKFDFRGDWDAPDGVSHIRVSAGYGGSQGTLHTGIGPFELRPGTRMAYSRLQYQRNNFEIGGFVNSSYSPFRTLLVQDANGLIDGEMLSNTMDLSFSNTTVIGTRNILSYGGNVRQITMRFDLGPAGDGRNEQGFYIQDEIFLHDRFRWIIGGRADRVSTLDDVRFSPRTTFIFKPANDHSIRVSYNKAFRAPSLTDSFLDVNILQPVHLPLGDLVGAVLGPAAAQLPIPLPGTIDYLLPLHAAGSHALNRPLGAENLTAYELAYAGGIGNRVGVTAAFYVNDITDSIDFTELSYYSTANPPDNWNSSLAGLRHFAATLPAVLPPGALPPHLAPFLSAVAQNPAVLVDLLAIFGGRLPAELTYVNRGFIRNKGLELGMNAAVTNRVNTYVNYSWQADPEVRDWDPNAYNIPSAHRFNAGIDARNDRLSASLTVNHTTGAFWSDVLGPDFHGWTEPFTMVNASVGLSFAEGRFNPRIQVTNLLNQEIQQHIFGDVLKRQVMGQLHMAF
- a CDS encoding aminotransferase class V-fold PLP-dependent enzyme → MTVNTTRRRFLRTLAAAGVVRPLLSGRPAGAQPSHGGPAPEGLWEEVRRQFAFRDEHIPMNAANLCPSPRVVADRVSELTRDIDVDCSFPNRAKFGPLLEASREAVASQLGVTADEIALVRNTSEANNVINAGLPLDAGDEVVVWDQNHPTNNVAWEVRAARYGFGVTRVTTPAAPSGVDELVTVFQRALSPRTRVLALTHVSNVSGVRLPVRELCEVAHRRGIHVHVDGAQSWGALDVNLRDLGCDSYTGSAHKWFLGPKEVGLLYVRADRVEDVWPGVVAPSWGNDVAPRPRGARKFESLGQRDDAALAAVGTTVAFQDRLGMARIEARVVELATLLKAGLREAGFELITPAAPELSGGVAIAAVDSARRGALVTALYERHGVAGAATGGLRLCPHVYNTREHVERAIRGAGELRHRTV
- a CDS encoding Zn-dependent exopeptidase M28; this encodes MRATVAGLAVVVALAIAASDRSVVAEQRLTGSSDGADDPIAVLVGRLDLERYKAVIKGLTQFGDRRQGTQRNRDAVDWIEAQLEAAGCPTERLHYTYDPPPREGGARRGGAGRDSLNPTEPTPTGGRIGRNGSGPGGSSIFGYRARTGVVRDPLMQPDEALRALNLEEPTNGERSQVYCTKVGATRPDEMYILGAHMDGHGFGEAADDDASGTALVMELARILSAPDVRTDVSIRFALWNDEETGLNGSRAYVEQRRERQGLEDPPGSGRFPEPRWLGMIQHDMMLFDHGAPGPDGVVSRDQRPEADVNIEFQSNSDLADESRDLAFRFKAANDAYATDYPATVGPHMTNTDSTPFMNVTPSISLRENERGMHIGAGWNPHWHQPTDLYVTFTDDDFRLGLNAAQTTLAAIAELAGATIAR
- the lepB gene encoding signal peptidase I; the protein is MARRGATRGARRKEPAPGAGRERVRAGREALALEGTPPFRKSTAREYLEAIVIAVILALFVRTWVVQAYTIPTGSMEHNLLVGDYILVNKFVFGPTLAGAEQAMLPKTDVERGDIVVFKFPLDPERDFIKRIIGLPGETLEVRDKRVYIDGVALDEPYLPEHERSLRSGEEAVGGRDNHGPVQIPDGHYFAMGDNRDDSEDSRFWGPLPAGHLKGKAVVIYWSYDAGPPVVIPEPGLGAAVRRAASGAVGFFARTRWDRMLHQVR
- the lepA gene encoding elongation factor 4; amino-acid sequence: MNHRQIRNFSIIAHIDHGKSTLADRFLELTGALRPREMEAQVLDSMDLERERGITIKAHAVRLSYVAADDETYILNLIDTPGHVDFSYEVARALAACEGALLLVDASQGVEAQTVANAYLAVDHDLEIVPVINKVDLPGALPDEAALQIEDLVGLDPSTALLASAKEGLGTREILEAVVRQVPPPAGDPEGPLKALIFDSWYDAYRGVIILVRVVDGAVRPGMKVRFMAAAHDCEVEQVGVFSPKPQGVDALGVGEVGFIIANVKNVSDARIGDTVTEAAFPTADPFPGFREMKPMVFAGLYPVESHEYADLREALEKLRLNDASFFFEPETSVALGFGFRCGFLGLLHMEIVQERLEREFDMDLVTTAPGVLYRVTTTDGEVIEIDSPAKLPDAGRIEVVEEPVITAMILTPADHVGAILKLCQEKRGVQRGLEYHAAHRVMITYELPFNEVVLDFYDRLKTISRGYASLDYHVSGYWTSPLVKLDLLVNGDPVDALSIIVHRENAYARGRALVTRMRKLIPRQMFEVAIQAAIGTSIIARDTVRPLRKNVLAKCYGGDITRKRKLLEKQKEGKRRMKRVGSVEIPQEAFLAVLRVGDDEQAAGKTSRANR